The Theileria orientalis strain Shintoku DNA, chromosome 2, complete genome genome has a window encoding:
- a CDS encoding phosphopanTOT_henoylcysteine decarboxylase, translated as MPVTKNILIGVTGSVSAIKIPEIVQKFHNLANSNNNTVNIKIVRTLASKEYFFDSESCDLFEVFDDTERVKYTKSDPILHIETDIARAWDMSKPLWVYPSMNTCMYEHKLTEEQLNKLKSFGIKVIPPITKKLACGDYGMGALPEPDQIVESVYNYMYR; from the exons ATGCCAGTTaccaaaaatattttaattggAGTGACTGGTTCTGTTTCTGCTATAAAAATTCCCGAAATTGTTCAAAAATTCCACAATTTAGCCAATTCAAATAACAATACTGtaaat ATTAAGATTGTGAGAACGTTAGCTTCAAAGGAATACTTTTTTGATTCCGAATCCTGCGACCTCTTTGAAGTTTTTGACGACACTGAGAGAGTAAAGTATACAAAGTCCGATcctatattacacattgag ACAGACATTGCAAGGGCATGGGACATGAGTAAACCTCTCTGGGTTTACCCATCTATGAACACGTGTATGTACGAACACAAATTGACTGAAGAGCAATTGAATAAGCTAAAATCATTTGGAATAAag GTAATACCGCCAATAACCAAGAAACTGGCTTGCGGAGACTATGGCATGGGAGCATTACCCGAGCCTGACCAAATAGTGGAATCTGTATACAATTATATGTACCGTTGA
- a CDS encoding uncharacterized protein (Snf7 family protein), translated as MGSSKSKLEDSLQENKRIVNRTIRSLERQKLASEREEEKLVEKLRVEARAGRMNNVKLMARDVLRNRKMGDHYCNMRSQMMAVQSQLQTAYNTNKISNSLKSVSDLMTQVNCDTKVAEFQKIMNNISQQAEMLNLKLEIMEDTMETSLIDGDNAQEEKAVNQLLQELGIEVDVGDKTEKTKQNEVMRALDGNTKDSGGIKETELKNEMLRIEERISNLKK; from the exons atgggATCGAGTAAGAGTAAGCTGGAGGACAGCCTGCAGGAGAACAAAAGAATAGTGAACAGAACAATTAGGAGCCTGGAAAGACAGAAGTTAGCGTCCGAGAGAGAAGAGGAGAAGCTGGTAGAGAAACTGAGGGTGGAGGCGAGAGCAGGAAGGATGAACAACGTGAAGCTGATGGCGAGGGATGTGCTCAGAAACCGGAAGATGGGAGACCACTACTGCAACATGAGGTCGCAAATGATGGCAGTACAGTCGCAGCTGCAAACAGCGTATAACACCAACAAGATATCTAACAGCCTGAAAAGCGTTAGCGACCTCATGACGCAGGTCAACTGCGACACCAAGGTGGCAGAATTCCAGAAAATCATGAACAACATATCCCAACAAGCCGAAATGTTgaacctgaagctggaaaTAATGGAAGATACGATGGAAACGTCGTTAATAG aCGGTGACAATGCGCAAGAGGAGAAGGCTGTTAATCAACTGCTACAAGAGCTCGGAATCGAAGTGGATGTGGGTgataaaacagaaaaaacaaaacagAATGAAGTTATGAGAGCTTTAGATGGAAATACGAAGGATTCCGGAGGAATAAAAGAGACAGAActgaaaaatgaaatgCTACGAATAGAAGAAAGGATaagtaatttaaaaaaataa
- a CDS encoding citrate synthase, mitochondrial precursor, translated as MVLRNSICNLSKYSIKNDEILTPVLSETLFSDIKSIFSNPMGYRTQVSIGKIDVPKNILRSKSFNSFTQLIASTECKYMTNSYRRASSLCLTRDLGTKLPLSGGIGTRNGENSLSNTKIRISTMLKMENGEFSKKYDLDYNKKGINERNMSEKVKGYDTLNGGFSKSNNGYNKAKILVKEPSMINESNLEKRRSLMNDNVGRIEKGEEMIEEELIETTGEIGSYRNSRSVGSKGVGKSLAIREEVASESAMYTKVYKDNKVENTEYSESRSNKITAKERESSRGFWRKLSLGSFTPMLFGIDASSQFSALTIKGRQKTGLSEASEVSEPELSKSKVFLKLVDKIERLVKVKREKVAELHKNYGSKTLGNVTLAMLFSGLKDVPAMVTETSELDPTKGIRFRGLTVDEMLRKLPGKNEDCPYTESVLWYLLTGEVPEPEDVKELSRELHARSAIPHHVFEVMESMPRDSHPLTQYVTAVSALQTESVFRKAYLDKTYQKDTSWKLALEDCLNLVAKNVVLVGFIYRRSFIDPTVKPEDVKFNAELDYAANLAHFLGDKTELFSDLMRLYLALHSDHEAILNRLINMINNNIGNKEINHINTLFVGGNVSAHASHLVGSALADPYFCLASALCGLSGPLHGMANQECLVWIKRMLRNLGPNTEITVERVKKYAEDTMAAGQVIPGYGHAVLKVTDPRHTAFVRFARTHFPNDPMVRLLDICLEAIPQVLIASDKTRPSSTHLHEYMATIANFNAGKVRNPNPNVDCSTGVLLSHFNIDQPQVFTVFFGLSRSLGILSQLVWARALRYPIERPKSLTLDTVERMCTSPEEPKAAAS; from the exons ATGGTATTGAGGAATTCTATCTGTAACTTGTCAAAGTATAGCATAAAAAACGATGAAATACTGACTCCGGTGCTCAGTGAAACGCTTTTCTCAGACATAAAGAGCATCTTTTCAAACCCAATGGGATATAGAACACAAGTGAGTATAGGCAAAATAGACGTaccaaaaaatatactgAGGTCAAAATCGTTTAATAGCTTTACACAGTTAATTGCAAGCACAGAGTGCAAGTATATGACAAACTCATACAGAAGAGCAAGCAGTTTGTGTTTAACAAGGGACTTGGGAACAAAACTGCCACTTTCAGGCGGAATAGGAACGAGAAACGGAGAAAACAGCCTTtcaaacacaaaaataagaataagcACAATGCTAAAGATGGAAAATGGTgaatttagtaaaaaatacgATCTAgactataataaaaagggaATAAACGAAAGAAATATGAGTGAAAAGGTGAAAGGATACGACACGCTGAATGGCGGATTTAGTAAGAGCAATAACGGATACAATAAAGCAAAAATATTGGTAAAAGAACCAAGTATGATAAATGAAAGTAATTTGGAGAAAAGAAGATCGTTAATGAATGATAACGTTGGTAGAATagaaaaaggagaagagaTGATTGAAGAAGAGCTGATAGAAACAACAGGAGAGATAGGTAGTTACAGAAACAGTAGAAGTGTTGGTAGTAAGGGTGTAGGAAAATCGCTGGCGATTAGAGAAGAAGTGGCAAGTGAGAGTGCAATGTATACAAAAGTGTACAAAGATAACAAGGTGGAAAATACTGAATACAGTGAAAGTAGGTCAAACAAGATTACTGCGAAGGAAAGGGAATCGAGTAGAGGCTTCTGGAGGAAGCTGAGTCTAGGATCATTTACACCAATGCTCTTCGGAATAGACGCATCGAGTCAGTTCAGCGCACTGACGATTAAGGGGAGGCAGAAGACAGGCCTATCAGAAGCGTCGGAAGTGTCGGAGCCGGAGCTTTCGAAGTCGAAAGTGTtcctgaagctggtggataaaatagaaaggctggtgaaggtgaagaGAGAGAAGGTGGCGGAGCTCCACAAAAACTACGGCTCGAAGACGCTGGGCAACGTCACGCTCGCAATGCTCTTCTCGGGCCTGAAGGACGTGCCGGCAATGGTGACCGAAACGAGTGAGCTGGACCCGACGAAGGGCATAAGGTTCAGAGGGCTCACGGTCGACGAGATGCTGCGAAAGCTCCCGGGCAAAAACGAGGACTGCCCGTACACGGAGTCGGTGCTCTGGTACCTGCTGACAGGTGAGGTGCCGGAGCCGGAGGACGTGAAGGAGCTCTCGCGGGAGCTGCACGCGCGGAGCGCAATACCGCACCACGTCTTCGAGGTGATGGAGAGCATGCCGCGGGACTCGCACCCTCTGACGCAGTACGTGACGGCGGTCTCGGCGCTGCAGACGGAGTCGGTCTTCAGGAAGGCGTACCTGGACAAGACGTACCAGAAGGACACGAGCTGGAAGCTGGCGCTCGAGGACTGCCTGAACCTGGTGGCGAAGAACGTGGTGCTCGTGGGCTTCATCTACAGGAGAAGCTTCATCGACCCGACCGTGAAGCCTGAGGACGTCAAGTTTAACGCGGAGCTGGATTAC GCCGCGAACCTGGCGCATTTTCTAGGAGATAAAACAGAACTCTTCAGTGATTTAATGAGACTCTACTTAGCACTGCATTCAGACCACGAAG CCATATTAAATAGGTTGATTAACATGatcaacaataatattggCAATAAAGAAATTAATCACATAAACACTCTTTTTGTAGGTGGGAATGTGAGCGCGCACGCATCACACCTGGTGGGAAGTGCACTGGCAGACCCGTACTTCTGCCTGGCAAGCGCACTCTGTGGACTCTCAGGACCACTACACGGAATGGCAAACCAGGAGTGCCTGGTGTGGATCAAGAGAATGCTGAGGAACCTGGGACCGAACACGGAAATCACAGTGGAAAGAGTTAAGAAGTACGCAGAAGACACAATGGCAGCAGGACAAGTGATACCAGGATACGGACACGCAGTGTTGAAGGTGACAGACCCAAGACACACGGCGTTCGTGAGGTTCGCAAGAACGCACTTCCCGAACGACCCAATGGTGAGGCTGCTGGACATATGCCTGGAAGCAATACCGCAAGTGTTGATAGCTTCAG ATAAGACTAGGCCAAgtagtacacatttacacgAATATATGGCAACAATAGCTAATTTTAACGCAGGAAAAGTGAGGAATCCGAACCCAAATGTGGACTGCTCAACAGGAGTCCTCCTGAGCCACTTCAACATAGACCAGCCGCAAGTGTTCACAGTCTTCTTCGGACTCTCGCGCTCACTGGGAATACTGTCGCAGCTAGTGTGGGCAAGAGCACTGAGGTATCCAATAGAGAGACCAAAGTCACTAACACTGGACACAGTGGAAAGAATGTGCACATCCCCAGAGGAACCAAAAGCAGCCGCATCATAA
- a CDS encoding 1-hydroxy-2-methyl-2-(e)-butenyl 4-diphosphate synthase codes for MYMICGIIIAITVSGRVVESVNLNGSVRISRKEVRTNLDKKALNRLDKIVYEEVEIWKEGRRRPMGFIGNKVVNTREFRLYNGNTEDKDTKYCENVYKRVRFPTRCVKIGKVTIGGNNPIALQTMTSCDTNDVKETVDQILKVQEYGADMVRLTVQSPREVKSSVLIKEKLTSLNCDIPLIADIHFNPKVALMSAEIYDKVRVNPGNYVDGRKNWDTKVYDSYEEFKKSGEYIEEMFTPLVEKCKQLKKAIRIGTNHGSLSSRVMSFYGDTPLGMVMSAVEFAEVCRKNDFHDFVFSMKSSNVFVMIHAYRLLVNEMYKRSWDYPIHLGVTEAGSVDDGRIKSCLGIGSLLIDGIGDTIRMSLTEDPWYELLPSRKLLESVKELYPEKEESSNGDKKSESKDEEGDYDKWRDFRNIERRNVKYGTSMLNYNDETKNHLLNPNGSVGTILNTHHLNNRIELYKSLGLDIVNGLPNKSLQSVDFVILEDVPYFHEYNKQRVVKELIEGGVHVISPIAKLRFNPIKFTIGLVTVKEYRMLIRSKPSQYYFDEKNKNNSNNRLVGINLDEENGEGGGGTMESEDELELNRLMNELNKFEKLVVKITGNETDEELMEFFNTYKKQANQLNNKEKKNEVGFIILEIDSKLNYMYTVRRIFGLINKTNCDLPVIHQLKFPNLEDQQDMLVKSCCLLGCNLIDKMGEGIIIKSKLPIQITNQLALNILQNSRMRNIKTDFISCPSCGRTLFNIQETTEEIRKRVGHLPGVTIAIMGCIVNGIGEMADADFGYVGGSPGKVDLYVKKKLIERNIPKEKACDKLIELIKQHNKWVEPVQTQTTQ; via the exons atgtatatgaTATGTGGAATAATTATCGCAATAACAGTTAGTGGTCGTGTAGTAGAGTCTGTGAATTTGAATGGAAGTGTAAGAATATCTAGAAAAGAAGTTAGAACAAATTTAGATAAAAAAGCATTAAATAGACTAGATAAGATAGTATATGAGGAAGTAGAA ATATGGAaggaaggaagaagaagaccCATGGGATTCATAGGAAATAAGGTCGTAAACACGAGAGAATTTAGGCTATACAATGGGAATACCG AAGATAAGGATACGAAGTACTGCGAAAACGTATACAAGAGAGTCCGGTTCCCAACCAGATGTGTAAAGATAGGAAAGGTGACAATAGGAGGAAACAACCCAATCGCACTTCAAACAATGACGTCCTGTGATACGAACGACGTTAAGGAAACAGTAGATCAA ATATTAAAAGTACAAGAGTACGGAGCAGACATGGTGAGACTGACAGTGCAGTCGCCGAGAGAGGTGAAGTCGTCAGTGCTGATCaaggagaagctgacgTCGCTCAACTGCGACATACCGCTGATAGCAGATATACACTTCAACCCAAAA GTGGCGCTAATGAGCGCAGAAATATACGATAAGGTCAGAGTGAACCCAGGAAACTACGTGGACGGACGTAAAAACTGGGACACGAAGGTGTACGATAGCTACGAAGAGTTTAAAAAGAGCGGAGAGTACATAGAGGAAATGTTCACTCCGCTGGTGGAAAAGTGCAAGCAGCTGAAAAAGGCAATAAGAATAGGAACAAATCACGG GTCGCTGAGCAGTAGAGTGATGAGTTTCTACGGAGACACGCCGCTGGGAATGGTGATGTCGGCAGTGGAGTTCGCAGAGGTGTGCAGAAAGAACGACTTCCACGACTTTGTGTTCTCAATGAAGTCGTCGAACGTGTTCGTAATGATCCACGCATACAGACTGCTGGTGAACGAAATGTATAAAAGAAGCTGGGACTATCCAATACACCTGGGAGTAACGGAAGCAGGCTCAG TTGACGATGGAAGGATAAAAAGTTGTCTGGGAATAGGCTCACTACTGATAGACGGGATAGGAGACACGATAAGAATGTCATTAACAGAAGACCCATGGTATGAACTACTACCGTCGAGGAAGTTGTTGGAGTCAGTAAAAGAGTTGTACCcagaaaaggaggaaagtAGCAATGGTGACAAAAAAAGTGAAAGTAAAGATGAGGAGGGGGATTATGATAAGTGGAGAGACTTCAGAAACATAGAAAGGAGGAATGTGAAGTACGGAACGAGCATGCTTAACTATAACGATGAAACTAAAAATCATTTGTTGAACCCGAATGGGTCAGTAGGAACAATACTGAATACACATCATCTGAATAACAGG ATTGAATTGTACAAGTCGCTCGGGTTGGATATAGTTAATGGCTTGCCGAATAAGTCGCTTCAAAGCGTAGACTTTGTAATATTAGAAGATGTACCATATTTTcatgaatataataagCAGAGAGTAGTAAAGGAGCTGATAGAAGGAGGAGTGCACGTGATATCGCCAATAGCAAAACTAAGATTTAATCCAATTAAGTTTACGATAGGACTGGTAACAGTGAAGGAATATAGGATGCTGATAAGAAGTAAACCGAGCCAATACTActttgatgaaaaaaataaaaataatagtaacaatagaCTGGTAGGAATAAATTTAGACGAAGAAAATggcgaaggaggaggaggaacgATGGAGAGTGAAGATGAGCTGGAATTGAATAGACTGATGAATGAATTGaacaaatttgaaaagttggtagttaaaataacagGAAATGAAACGGACGAGGAGTTGATGGAATTTTTCAACACATACAAA aAACAAGCAAatcaattaaataataaggagaagaagaatgAAGTCGGATTCATAATACTGGAGATAGACAGTAAATTGAATTATATGTACACAGTGAGAAGAATATTTGGTTTGATCAATAAAACAAACTGTGACTTGCCAGTGATACACCAACTGAAGTTTCCAAATTTAGAAGATCAACAA GATATGCTGGTAAAAAGTTGCTGTCTACTAGGATGTAATTTAATCGATAAAATGGGAGAAGggataataataaaatcaaaattGCCAATACAAATAACGAATCAACTGGCGCTAAACATATTACAA AATAGCAGAATGAGGAACATAAAGACTGATTTTATATCATGTCCATCATGTGGAAGAACATTATTTAACATTCAA gAAACCACTGAGGAGATACGAAAAAGAGTTGGACACCTACCAGGAGTAACAATAGCAATCATGGGATGCATAGTCAACGGAATAGGAGAGATGGCAGACGCAGATTTTGGATACGTAGGAGGGTCACCGGGAAAG GTTGACCTGTACGtcaagaagaagctgatagaaAGGAATATACCTAAGGAGAAAGCGTGTGATAAATTGATTGAGCTAATAAAACAACACAATAAATGGGTGGAACCAGTACAAACTCAAACAACAcaataa
- a CDS encoding uncharacterized protein (ABC transporter related domain containing protein), whose protein sequence is MRLEHLVRTLIKSISKGRERKKKMSKSAKLINMDETGKEQLDPDNDPEYCFWQPEYYSKVKSSRYFKENKFKFLDHGRFLYTFFAWAGPWVYKICKQYMDPFMFYPLPVSDQILYWQPIFAKRVSDGLVKLDQYESCRSQPTAKRRTPCKSVLLRALFATFWRRITFILCCNIVLNVANMLHIFIVREILVVLTKDSNNYYKLYSLAVVLSFYQFIIALLLDHVNFYMYRLIHVIQYSFSITIFQHGMCHRRKFANNINGSNPLNVCNQVLHSCSPDSECSKNPLFCQALRYQNKDINSRIFSFEFMDSYYISLFLESIVQILQFIFNFLVGFYIIYECLSVSVWPLYVFYLSITFVMVLIEIFNTVLLKYIYGLKDYRMNKCKEVISGLDLIDKMCMGDIAHNIITGTRNNELRLLFVRFMLSFLNRLLVNISSSFATLHIMDDLIEISFKLEDIRKFKTSHMMSSMIVVLKITDSMLFVPDSMKFLAYSLISYFRAEYYVKDCSPNFYISDNKYTGSVQTSTDIASATNQLPNDVVVYYKDATFTWVNSRENLLSQNYDPYLKNITFELKRGQMVIVTGAQGSGKSNFIKSMLGEMTLVGGSMAVVPLHTSMPIFYASQDIWLHQGTIRSNITFGYKFDEHLYNTVLKAVELEYDISTWLHGDLRVVSDNAHSLSGGQRVRMELARAVYAYMVFHQVNKEYNNSQCSFLMCLDASFHGLDPYVSKTIFNNLFNLKTGLLLKDDLSIVLTSSKRYLDNISLSQDYFPNFTLYNVKDKMLEKTKEVSLKPKDTSSSSPSDLKSISSEEMFQLCESDENCGKGRSEYIKEMYANSLIVNPEMKKPQSRFKQSLRPHIIYFKSVGPLFAIFVALTLIYMILETYKYVVAGKLGDDIMNIVYTIVSPQEYMPALAKIRELCDDTLLKVKKITVSVVVICFTANSVLTLCCLRGCKRIHEYCIDSLLNNSPQFVKIKLYSSEILTFLSSDMFMIDETFGSILSQLLILVIQVILMVCVLCYYFPICVPAIGLCLTIMVYGVFMQYVYSTKNLQIASLEALSRNNFVCENAVSSSSTYRSLKKEASLLDNVMEHTDYFVRAFFFNKSFMSWACFASKFAFLFMTLSSFIIPLIYKQFKKPQFFIGDYGLNAMQTVRIMFTYTAYILTAANLEMLMCSITRFECFVPRGQKCKFLKCRNIHQENLVMDVDSYMGRPASEAEVKQSLLLRRKREFRKENKKFYCFRKLSFKPRINISHPNSELNQEHTGVSLVDVSVYTTPDYNPDGVILKAITVSAKRSEIIGIVGRTGAGKTTLLSVLQNIVENRTGLVLLDGMDLNKISKHVLRQVIGVLPQLPFVFKGWTIRRFLDPRKLFSDDDINDALDKCGLLNLVNELPGGNKLDSVIIPDNLSLYMPTKKKIAKLNVDNLKDYYKECDMLLSNSQLRTLSLARLVLYRNLFRVILVDEPPENSDEYEYGEQSLEYKDTGVPIYELLKAYFQHCTTFVTAHNSNSLRMCNSVWILHKGMYMGKCGAEEILKENSIANIIQKFVK, encoded by the coding sequence ATGCGATTAGAGCATCTTGTTAGGACTCTGATCAAGTCCATTTCTAAGGGGAGAGAGAGGAAAAAGAAAATGTCCAAGTCAGCCAAACTAATCAACATGGATGAAACGGGCAAAGAACAGCTTGATCCAGACAACGATCCTGAGTATTGTTTCTGGCAGCCAGAATACTACTCAAAGGTTAAGAGCTCCCGCTACTTTAAGGAAAACAAATTCAAGTTCCTCGACCATGGCCGCTTTTTATACACCTTTTTCGCCTGGGCTGGCCCCTGGGTCTACAAAATATGCAAACAGTACATGGACCCGTTCATGTTTTACCCCTTGCCAGTGTCCGACCAAATACTATACTGGCAGCCAATATTCGCCAAGCGCGTCAGCGACGGCCTGGTTAAGCTCGACCAGTACGAGAGCTGCAGATCGCAACCCACAGCCAAACGCAGAACTCCCTGCAAGTCCGTTCTCCTGAGGGCCCTGTTCGCCACGTTCTGGAGAAGAATCACGTTCATCCTGTGCTGCAACATCGTTCTCAACGTCGCCAACATGCTGCACATCTTCATAGTGAGGGAGATTCTCGTGGTCCTGACCAAAGACTCaaacaactactacaagtTATATTCGTTGGCAGTTGTCCTGTCCTTTTACCAGTTTATCATAgcactgctgctggaccATGTGAACTTTTATATGTATCGGCTGATCCACGTGATCCAGTACTCATTCTCCATCACAATATTCCAGCACGGCATGTGTCACCGGAGGAAGTTCGcgaacaacatcaacggCTCAAATCCCCTGAACGTGTGCAACCAGGTTCTCCACAGCTGCTCACCGGACTCTGAGTGTTCTAAAAACCCATTATTCTGCCAGGCTCTGCGTTACCAGAACAAGGATATCAATTCTAGGATATTTTCTTTCGAGTTTATGGATTCATACTACATTTCACTATTTCTTGAATCTATCGTTCAGATACTTcagttcatttttaacttcCTTGTGGGATTTTACATCATCTATGAGTGTCTATCTGTTTCTGTCTGGCCTCTGTACGTCTTCTACCTGTCTATCACCTTCGTTATGGTTCTTATCGAGATCTTCAACACTGTGCTACTGAAGTACATTTACGGCCTGAAGGATTACAGGATGAACAAGTGCAAGGAGGTAATCTCAGGCCTGGACCTAATTGACAAAATGTGCATGGGCGACATTGCTCACAACATCATAACAGGGACTAGGAACAACGAACTTCGGCTACTTTTCGTCAGATTTATGCTGTCGTTCCTTAACCGGCTTTTGGTAAACATCAGCTCATCGTTTGCCACGCTGCACATAATGGACGACCTCATAGAGATATCATTTAAGTTAGAGGACATTAGGAAGTTTAAAACATCCCACATGATGTCATCGATGATAGTCGTACTCAAGATCACGGATTCTATGTTGTTTGTTCCAGACTCAATGAAATTTTTGGCATATTCCCTAATATCCTACTTCAGAGCAGAGTATTATGTGAAAGATTGTTCTCCTAACTTTTATATCAGTGACAACAAGTACACTGGATCTGTTCAAACGTCCACCGACATCGCCAGCGCCACCAACCAGCTACCTAACGATGTTGTTGTGTATTATAAGGATGCCACGTTCACCTGGGTCAACTCCAGGGAGAACCTGTTGAGTCAGAACTATGATCCTTATTTGAAGAACATCACCTTTGAACTCAAACGTGGCCAGATGGTCATTGTTACAGGTGCTCAGGGTTCTGGTAAATCTAACTTCATCAAGTCAATGCTCGGTGAGATGACCCTGGTTGGTGGTTCCATGGCTGTTGTGCCTCTACACACTTCTATGCCTATATTCTACGCATCACAGGACATATGGCTACACCAGGGTACCATTAGGTCAAACATTACATTTGGATACAAGTTTGATGAACACTTGTACAACACTGTGCTTAAGGCTGTTGAACTTGAATATGACATATCAACGTGGCTGCACGGTGACCTCAGAGTAGTATCTGACAACGCACATTCACTCAGTGGAGGCCAACGTGTAAGAATGGAGTTGGCTCGTGCAGTGTACGCTTATATGGTATTCCATCAGGTAAACAAGGAGTATAACAACAGCCAATGTTCGTTCTTGATGTGTTTGGATGCCTCGTTTCATGGTTTGGACCCATATGTATCCAAGACaatattcaataacctgtttaaccttAAAACTGGCTTATTGTTAAAGGATGATTTATCAATCGTTTTAACATCGTCGAAACGATACCTCGATAACATATCTCTATCCCAGGATTATTTTCCAAACTTTACTTTGTACAACGTCAAGGATAAAATGCTTGAGAAGACCAAAGAGGTATCGTTAAAGCCGAAGGATACTAGCTCTTCCTCACCCTCTGATCTGAAATCAATCAGCTCAGAGGAAATGTTCCAACTTTGCGAGTCCGACGAGAACTGTGGCAAGGGCAGATCGGAGTACATAAAGGAAATGTATGCGAACTCGCTGATAGTGAACCCAGAGATGAAGAAGCCCCAATCCAGGTTCAAACAGTCGCTGAGGCCTCATATCATCTATTTCAAGTCAGTGGGACCACTTTTCGCAATATTCGTCGCTCTTACTCTCATTTACATGATACTGGAAACGTATAAGTACGTAGTTGCTGGAAAACTGGGCGACGACATAATGAACATCGTATACACCATAGTTAGCCCACAGGAATACATGCCAGCACTCGCTAAGATCAGAGAGCTCTGCGACGACACGCTGCTGAAAGTTAAGAAGATAACTGTGTCAGTTGTGGTGATCTGCTTTACTGCCAACTCCGTCCTGACGTTATGCTGCCTCCGCGGCTGCAAGAGGATACACGAATACTGCATCGACTCTCTGCTGAACAACAGCCCCCAGTTCGTGAAGATCAAGTTGTACAGCAGTGAAATCCTAACGTTCCTTTCCTCGGACATGTTCATGATCGACGAGACCTTCGGAAGCATTCTGTCTCAGCTGCTGATACTGGTGATCCAGGTCATCCTCATGGTTTGCGTTCTCTGTTACTACTTTCCCATCTGCGTGCCTGCCATTGGCCTGTGCCTGACCATAATGGTGTACGGAGTTTTTATGCAGTACGTCTACTCGACGAAAAACCTGCAAATTGCCTCTCTGGAGGCGCTCTCCAGGAACAACTTCGTCTGCGAAAACGCCGTGTCATCCTCGTCGACTTACCGCAGCCTCAAGAAGGAGGCGAGTCTTCTGGATAACGTGATGGAGCACACCGACTACTTCGTCAGGGCCTTCTTTTTCAACAAGTCGTTTATGTCCTGGGCCTGCTTTGCCTCCAAGTTTGCCTTCCTGTTCATGACTCTGAGCTCCTTCATCATCCCCCTGATTTATAAGCAGTTCAAAAAGCCCCAATTTTTCATCGGGGACTATGGCCTGAACGCCATGCAGACCGTAAGGATCATGTTCACCTACACCGCCTACATCCTCACTGCTGCCAACCTCGAGATGCTGATGTGCTCCATCACCAGGTTTGAATGCTTCGTCCCCCGCGGACAGAAGTGCAAGTTCCTAAAGTGCCGCAATATCCACCAGGAGAACCTGGTCATGGACGTTGACTCCTACATGGGCCGCCCCGCCTCTGAGGCCGAGGTAAAACAGTCACTGCTGCTGAGAAGAAAGAGGGAATTCAGAAAGGAGAATAAGAagttttattgttttagaAAGCTTAGTTTCAAGCCGAGGATTAACATATCTCACCCGAACTCTGAACTAAATCAAGAGCACACTGGCGTCAGTTTGGTCGACGTTTCAGTGTACACAACCCCTGACTATAACCCAGATGGTGTAATTCTTAAGGCAATAACAGTCTCTGCTAAGCGTTCTGAGATAATTGGCATTGTTGGCAGGACTGGTGCTGGTAAGACTACTCTGTTGTCAGTACTGCAGAACATTGTTGAGAACAGAACAGGTCTCGTACTGTTGGACGGCATGGATCTCAATAAAATCTCCAAACACGTACTCAGACAGGTTATAGGTGTTCTACCACAACTGCCATTTGTGTTCAAGGGATGGACTATTCGCAGGTTCCTTGATCCTAGGAAGCTGTTTAGTGACGATGACATCAACGATGCGCTGGACAAGTGTGGTCTACTCAACTTAGTCAATGAGCTTCCTGGTGGCAACAAGTTGGATAGTGTGATAATACCAGACAATCTGAGTCTGTACATGCcaacgaagaagaaaatcGCTAAACTGAACGTTGACAACTTGAAGGATTATTATAAGGAGTGTGACATGTTACTGTCGAACAGTCAGCTGAGGACACTCTCACTGGCCAGACTAGTGCTGTACCGAAACCTATTCAGGGTCATTCTGGTTGATGAACCTCCAGAAAACTCAGACGAATACGAGTACGGAGAACAGAGTCTAGAGTACAAGGATACTGGAGTCCCAATATATGAGTTACTAAAAGCCTACTTCCAACACTGTACAACATTCGTCACGGCACACAATTCCAACTCCCTGCGTATGTGCAATTCAGTATGGATATTGCACAAGGGAATGTACATGGGCAAGTGCGGCGCCGAAGAAATATTAAAAGAGAATTCTATCGccaatataatacaaaagtttgtaaaatag